One genomic segment of Effusibacillus pohliae DSM 22757 includes these proteins:
- the nadA gene encoding quinolinate synthase NadA: protein MAMVNDLIIEDPGVHEYSLLSSEELNRRIAAAKQVLGKDLVILGHHYQRDDVIAFSDYRGDSLQLARIAAELKDAKYVVFCGVHFMAETADILTSDEQIVILPDMKAGCSMADMADDQEVEECWELITERYGDSIIPVTYVNSTAAIKAFVGKHGGLTVTSSNAEKIFAYALQAKQRILFLPDQHLGRNTGVKFGIPLNEMCVYNPKEMAIEFPHGEGDPRVILWKGHCSVHMKFEPRHVQEVRAKYPDIRVLVHPECMYETVQLADEHGSTDYIIKAVRKAPPGTKWAIGTEHNLVNRLAQEHPEQFIVSLNEMICPCLTMNRIDRPHLLWALENLVTGTPQNVIQVEPETARWAKLAIDRMLQIS, encoded by the coding sequence ATGGCGATGGTGAATGATCTGATCATCGAAGACCCGGGAGTTCACGAATACTCGCTTTTGTCGTCGGAGGAGCTGAACCGTCGGATCGCGGCCGCCAAACAGGTGTTGGGGAAAGACCTGGTGATTCTCGGTCATCATTATCAGCGGGATGATGTGATCGCATTTTCCGACTATCGCGGCGATTCGCTGCAGTTGGCCCGGATCGCGGCCGAGTTGAAAGACGCCAAGTATGTGGTGTTTTGCGGCGTCCACTTTATGGCCGAAACGGCCGACATTCTCACATCCGACGAGCAAATCGTGATTCTGCCCGACATGAAAGCGGGCTGTTCGATGGCCGACATGGCGGACGACCAGGAAGTGGAAGAATGTTGGGAACTGATTACGGAGCGGTATGGCGACTCGATCATCCCTGTCACCTACGTGAACTCGACCGCCGCTATTAAGGCGTTCGTCGGGAAACATGGCGGGTTGACGGTGACTTCGTCCAACGCCGAGAAAATTTTTGCGTACGCCCTGCAAGCCAAGCAGCGCATCCTGTTCCTGCCCGACCAGCACCTCGGCCGCAACACCGGGGTGAAATTCGGGATTCCGCTGAACGAGATGTGCGTCTACAATCCGAAAGAAATGGCGATCGAGTTTCCGCACGGCGAAGGCGATCCGCGGGTTATTCTGTGGAAGGGGCACTGTTCCGTCCATATGAAGTTTGAGCCGCGGCACGTGCAGGAAGTGCGAGCCAAATACCCGGACATCCGGGTGCTGGTGCATCCGGAATGCATGTATGAGACTGTCCAGTTAGCGGATGAGCACGGCTCGACCGACTATATCATCAAGGCGGTCCGCAAAGCCCCGCCCGGCACGAAATGGGCGATAGGCACCGAACACAACCTGGTCAACCGGCTGGCACAAGAGCATCCGGAACAGTTCATTGTGTCGCTGAACGAGATGATCTGCCCGTGTTTGACGATGAACCGGATCGACCGGCCGCACTTGCTCTGGGCCCTGGAAAATCTGGTGACCGGCACGCCGCAAAATGTGATCCAAGTGGAACCGGAAACCGCCCGCTGGGCCAAGCTGGCGATTGACCGGATGCTGCAGATATCGTAG
- a CDS encoding cysteine desulfurase family protein, producing MPELARYFDHAATTVMRKEVVDAMAAYLVEDFGNPGSLHQFGMRAKEALEVARTAIAETIGARGKELIFTGSGTEADNLAVLGAARRLRRLGKGSHVVTSAVEHPAVREACRALEREGFRVTYVPVDEAGRVNPQDVKKSIEPDTVLVSVMHANNVVGTIQPVTEIGRFLREKGILFHCDAVQSYGKIPVDVKQMQVDLLTINAHKIGGPKGVAALYVRKGVRLDPIVYGGGQERGLRPATPNVAGIVGFAKAARLAIADLQQERQRLERLRARLIGRLTATIPGCKINGDPSDCLPTHVNISIDRIEGQALMLELDRLGFATSSGSACSSTDHEPSYVLLAMGKSREVALESLRITMGRTTTEQSVDELAASLEQIAKTWRAAISVPGV from the coding sequence ATGCCGGAGCTGGCACGGTATTTTGATCATGCGGCGACGACCGTCATGCGCAAGGAAGTGGTTGATGCGATGGCGGCTTACTTGGTAGAGGATTTTGGGAATCCGGGCAGCTTGCATCAATTTGGGATGAGGGCAAAAGAGGCGCTGGAAGTGGCGAGGACGGCGATCGCGGAGACGATTGGCGCGCGCGGCAAAGAGCTGATTTTTACAGGGAGCGGGACGGAAGCGGACAATCTGGCGGTGCTCGGTGCTGCGCGGCGGCTGCGCCGGCTCGGCAAGGGGAGCCATGTGGTGACAAGCGCGGTCGAGCATCCGGCGGTGCGGGAGGCTTGCCGGGCGCTGGAAAGAGAGGGTTTTCGGGTCACGTACGTACCGGTCGACGAAGCCGGGCGGGTCAATCCGCAGGATGTGAAAAAATCGATTGAACCGGACACAGTGCTGGTCAGCGTGATGCATGCCAACAACGTGGTCGGCACGATCCAGCCTGTTACGGAGATCGGGCGTTTTTTGCGGGAAAAAGGGATTTTGTTTCATTGCGACGCCGTGCAGAGTTACGGAAAAATTCCGGTGGACGTAAAGCAGATGCAGGTCGATCTGCTGACGATCAACGCCCATAAAATCGGCGGTCCGAAAGGAGTGGCCGCGCTGTATGTGCGAAAGGGGGTTCGCCTGGATCCGATCGTGTACGGCGGCGGGCAGGAGCGGGGGCTGCGCCCGGCCACCCCGAATGTCGCGGGCATCGTCGGATTTGCAAAAGCCGCCCGGTTGGCGATCGCCGACCTGCAGCAGGAGCGGCAGCGCTTGGAGCGATTGCGGGCTCGTCTGATCGGCCGTCTGACTGCCACCATCCCAGGCTGCAAGATCAACGGCGACCCGTCCGATTGCCTGCCCACCCACGTAAACATCAGCATCGACCGGATCGAAGGGCAGGCGTTGATGCTGGAGCTGGACCGGCTTGGGTTTGCTACATCCAGCGGTTCCGCTTGCAGCTCGACCGACCATGAACCGTCCTATGTGCTGCTGGCGATGGGCAAGTCGCGCGAAGTGGCGCTGGAAAGCCTGCGGATCACGATGGGCAGAACAACAACCGAACAGAGTGTGGACGAGTTGGCGGCGTCATTGGAGCAGATTGCGAAAACGTGGCGGGCGGCGATCAGCGTGCCTGGTGTATAA
- the nadC gene encoding carboxylating nicotinate-nucleotide diphosphorylase, whose translation MNLLLVRQLLQQALIEDIGHRDLTSELMFEPGEQIGGALLAKQAGRVAGLLVAEETFRLLDPQVRFEAHVQDGADVQKGDVLATVTGSARAILSAERVALNLLQRMSGIATTTRDVCRKVEDLPVRIADTRKTVPGLRIFDKYAVTVGGGVNHRFGLYDAVMIKDNHIAAAGSLTAAVTKIKSRIGHLVKIEVETDTLEQVKEAVAAGADVILLDNMSPAMLTEAVQIVNGRAITEASGGITPETVRDFAATGVDIISLGWLTHSVRAMDISLDLNGKNHP comes from the coding sequence ATGAATCTGTTGCTCGTACGCCAGTTGCTTCAGCAAGCGTTGATTGAAGATATCGGACACCGGGATCTGACGTCGGAACTGATGTTTGAACCGGGTGAGCAAATTGGCGGCGCACTGCTTGCCAAACAGGCGGGGAGAGTCGCCGGCTTGCTGGTAGCGGAAGAAACGTTTCGCCTGCTCGATCCGCAAGTTCGCTTCGAAGCGCATGTGCAGGACGGGGCCGACGTGCAAAAAGGGGACGTGCTCGCCACCGTCACCGGAAGTGCGCGGGCGATTCTGTCGGCTGAGCGGGTCGCGTTAAACTTGCTGCAGCGGATGTCCGGGATTGCGACGACCACCCGCGACGTCTGCCGCAAAGTGGAAGATCTGCCCGTGCGCATTGCCGACACCCGCAAAACGGTGCCGGGGCTGCGGATCTTTGACAAATACGCGGTCACGGTGGGCGGCGGCGTCAACCATCGGTTTGGCCTGTACGATGCAGTGATGATCAAGGATAACCATATCGCGGCAGCCGGTTCGCTGACGGCGGCCGTTACAAAAATCAAAAGCCGGATCGGGCACCTGGTGAAAATCGAAGTGGAAACCGACACGCTGGAACAGGTGAAAGAGGCGGTCGCAGCGGGCGCGGACGTGATCTTGCTGGATAACATGTCGCCCGCCATGCTGACGGAGGCGGTGCAGATCGTGAACGGCCGGGCGATCACCGAAGCGTCGGGCGGGATCACGCCGGAAACCGTGCGGGATTTTGCCGCCACCGGAGTGGACATCATCTCCCTCGGCTGGCTGACGCATTCGGTGCGGGCGATGGACATCAGCCTCGATCTGAACGGAAAAAATCATCCATGA
- a CDS encoding transcription repressor NadR produces the protein MDRRQQLLDILKSSNKPIPGSHLADALDVSRQTIVQDIAFLRKDGFDIISTTQGYMLAHGSKSQYREVLGIIHTPEQLKRELEILVAHHVTVEDVFIDHPVYGRIKGELNIRTPRDVKEFVEKRDRSPIPLFSEVTGGLHYHTLLAEDADTIAEAKAALQKEGFQLVDPA, from the coding sequence ATGGATCGCAGACAACAGCTTTTGGATATCCTGAAGTCATCCAACAAGCCGATTCCAGGCTCCCATCTGGCCGATGCGCTGGACGTCAGCCGACAAACGATCGTGCAGGACATCGCCTTCCTGCGCAAAGACGGTTTCGACATCATCAGCACGACGCAAGGCTACATGCTGGCACACGGTTCCAAGTCTCAATATCGCGAGGTGCTGGGCATTATCCATACCCCCGAACAACTGAAACGGGAATTGGAAATCCTCGTCGCCCACCACGTCACAGTCGAGGACGTGTTTATCGATCATCCGGTGTACGGCCGGATTAAAGGCGAATTAAACATTCGGACACCAAGAGACGTAAAAGAATTCGTTGAAAAAAGGGACCGCTCGCCGATTCCATTGTTTTCCGAAGTGACGGGCGGGCTCCACTACCACACGCTGCTGGCGGAAGATGCCGACACGATCGCCGAGGCGAAAGCGGCGTTGCAAAAAGAAGGGTTTCAATTGGTGGATCCTGCGTAG
- a CDS encoding L-aspartate oxidase, which produces MWQVIEADYVIIGSGIAGLTLSLLLSRHGQVALVTKGAVRHSNSSLAQGGIAAALSADDDASLHRVDTLRTGQGLCETETVQSFVSQAADAVRFLQQLGVKLDCAADGTPQLGKEGAHSRNRIVHAGGDATGRTIIQTLTQHLCSNPRIDLWENTYVAELLLENGECTGAIGKDSDGNPVCFRAKAVILATGGLGQLYKYTTNAAGTTGEGYALAYRAGALLRDMEFVQFHPTALRTHSNPLPLVSEAVRGEGAVLVNANGERFMHFYHDWADLASRDIVARAIFSEMQAGRDVFLDARSIPQFARRFPTIHASCQKIGLDPSADLIPVVPAAHYTMGGILSDSRGVTSVPRLFAIGEAASSGFHGANRLASNSLLEGLVMAHRAVEAIVSLRPVRWRFRTPDFSYADFVKMNTSPSPTLLRQVQELMWTHVGIVRDGLRLNRALQQLRSWQAQLPPGPGPEQNLLTAARLVVQAALWRRESRGAHFRADYPETAAAFQTHSIQGGTYESVARTPVASASVD; this is translated from the coding sequence ATGTGGCAGGTTATCGAGGCCGATTACGTGATCATAGGCTCCGGCATTGCCGGATTGACGCTCAGCTTGCTCCTCTCCCGACATGGCCAAGTCGCCCTTGTGACGAAAGGGGCTGTCCGCCACAGCAACAGCAGCCTGGCGCAAGGGGGGATCGCGGCTGCGCTGTCTGCCGATGACGACGCTTCTTTGCACAGAGTGGATACGCTTCGCACCGGGCAGGGGCTGTGTGAGACAGAGACCGTCCAATCATTTGTCAGCCAAGCGGCCGACGCAGTTCGTTTCTTGCAACAATTGGGCGTCAAATTGGATTGCGCTGCCGACGGTACACCCCAGTTAGGCAAAGAAGGCGCACACAGCCGCAACCGGATCGTGCATGCCGGGGGCGACGCGACAGGCCGGACGATTATCCAGACGCTGACACAACACCTGTGCAGCAACCCACGCATTGACTTGTGGGAAAACACCTATGTCGCTGAACTTCTGCTGGAAAACGGCGAATGTACAGGGGCCATCGGCAAGGATTCGGACGGGAACCCGGTCTGTTTTCGCGCAAAAGCGGTGATTCTCGCGACAGGCGGATTGGGCCAGCTTTACAAATACACGACCAATGCGGCCGGCACCACCGGCGAAGGGTACGCTCTCGCCTACCGGGCGGGCGCGCTACTGCGCGACATGGAATTCGTGCAGTTCCACCCGACCGCGTTGCGCACCCATTCGAATCCATTGCCGCTTGTTTCGGAAGCGGTTCGTGGCGAGGGAGCCGTGCTGGTCAATGCAAACGGAGAACGATTCATGCATTTCTATCATGACTGGGCGGATCTGGCCTCGCGCGACATCGTGGCAAGGGCGATTTTTTCCGAGATGCAAGCCGGCCGCGACGTGTTTCTCGATGCCCGCTCGATACCTCAGTTTGCCCGGCGCTTCCCGACGATCCACGCATCCTGCCAAAAAATCGGCCTGGACCCGTCCGCCGATCTGATCCCGGTGGTGCCGGCGGCCCACTACACGATGGGCGGAATCCTGTCAGACAGCCGGGGAGTGACATCAGTGCCCAGGTTGTTCGCCATCGGCGAAGCTGCCTCCAGCGGTTTTCACGGGGCCAACCGGCTGGCCAGCAATTCATTGTTGGAAGGGCTTGTGATGGCACACCGGGCGGTCGAGGCGATCGTTTCCTTGCGGCCCGTGCGGTGGCGCTTCCGAACACCCGATTTTTCTTATGCCGACTTTGTGAAAATGAATACAAGCCCGTCCCCTACTCTGCTGCGGCAAGTGCAGGAATTGATGTGGACCCATGTCGGGATCGTCCGCGACGGTTTGCGCCTGAATCGCGCCCTGCAACAACTCCGGAGCTGGCAGGCGCAGCTTCCACCCGGTCCCGGACCGGAGCAAAATCTGCTGACAGCCGCCCGCTTGGTCGTGCAGGCGGCGCTTTGGCGGCGGGAGAGCAGGGGCGCCCATTTTCGCGCCGATTATCCGGAAACAGCAGCGGCATTCCAAACTCACTCGATCCAAGGAGGCACCTATGAATCTGTTGCTCGTACGCCAGTTGCTTCAGCAAGCGTTGATTGA